In one Cervus canadensis isolate Bull #8, Minnesota chromosome 22, ASM1932006v1, whole genome shotgun sequence genomic region, the following are encoded:
- the LOC122424363 gene encoding serine protease 44-like, whose protein sequence is MSGIWESLINESAQSRGRERTRLGHNSVALLGPGPAPLVTPQVGRGRMGFPARSPVSPPSGGQACSRREGAPQSLEATTRGAMASPGVLQSGSGSLGLLVWLLALQPWLSEALVGGEGAQGRSALPSLSPPNSGGSRKDPGARRWKLPPAGAPGTSGAAESRMTSVAPSLVAFTLSDSDSYKDVTPPQAPGVTKKPVFPSACGRRTSRVTGGRPAAEKKWPWQVSLQIHQKHICGGSLVARQWVLTAAHCIFGHVEYTVKMGDIHLPHTSPMAVTVPVQDIVIHRYFNPVGVIENDIALALLAFPVNFSASIQPVCLPEKAFMVQAGTECWVTGWGKLREEDTSPDSPEQLQEAELSILRYEACNEKLKEKMESHLNMVKEGTVCGTSTSGKDACQGDSGGPLVCEFNNSWVQVGIVSWGIGCGRSGYPGVYTEFLSLGLALPLTSDSYSIPILSFIWNPLAVWSST, encoded by the exons ATGTCAGGCATCTGGGAGTCACTCATTAACGAGTCGGCTCAGAGCCGGGGAAGAGAAAGAACTCGCCTGGGTCACAACTCCGTGGCCCTGCTcggcccaggccccgccccgctgGTAACCCCACAGGTGGGGCGGGGCCGGATGGGTTTCCCCGCACGGAGCCCTGTTTCCCCGCCATCAGGAGGGCAGGCGTGCAGCCGCCGCGAGGGGGCGCCGCAGAGCCTGGAGGCGACTACCAGAGGTGCCATGGCGTCTCCGGGTGTCCTCCAGAGCGGCAGCGGCTCCCTGGGCCTCCTGGTCTGGCTCCTGGCCCTTCAACCTTGGCTCAGTGAGGCCCtggtgggcggggagggggcgcaggGCAGGTCAGCTCTGCCCTCACTCTCTCCACCTAACTCGGGGGGGAGCCGCAAGGACCCCGGAGCACGCCGTTGGAAGCTGCCTCCTGCAGGAGCCCCGGGAACTTCCGGGGCCGCTGAGTCCCGTATGACTTCGGTAGCCCCCAGTTTGGTGGCGTTTACCTTAAGTGACTCTGATTCATACAAGGATGTGACACCCCCACAGGCCCCAGGAGTGACCAAAAAACCTGTCTTTCCTTCAG CGTGTGGCCGTCGGACTTCGAGGGTAACTGGTGGAAGGCCAGCCGCAGAGAAGAAGTGGCCGTGGCAGGTCAGTCTGCAGATCCATCAAAAACACATATGCGGAGGCTCCCTCGTTGCCCGTCAGTGGGTGTTGACCGCGGCCCATTGCATATTTGG CCACGTGGAATACACAGTGAAGATGGGAGACATACATTTGCCGCACACCTCCCCAATGGCAGTCACGGTCCCAGTCCAAGACATCGTTATCCACAGATATTTTAATCCTGTCGGAGTGATCGAAAATGACATTGCCCTTGCTCTGCTCGCCTTCCCTGTGAATTTCTCCGCGAGCATCCAACCCGTGTGCCTCCCTGAAAAGGCTTTCATGGTCCAAGCTGGTACAGAGTGCTGGGTGACTGGATGGGGAAAACTAAGGGAAGAAG ACACATCACCAGATTCTCCAGAACAACTTCAGGAGGCTGAGCTAAGCATTCTTCGCTATGAGGCTTGTAATGAGAAGCtcaaagaaaagatggaaagtcACTTAAATATGGTCAAGGAGGGGACTGTCTGTGGCACCAGCACCAGTGGAAAGGATGCTTGCCAG GGAGATTCTGGGGGTCCCCTGGTCTGTGAATTTAATAATTCATGGGTCCAGGTGGGGATCGTGAGCTGGGGCATTGGCTGTGGTCGCAGCGGGTATCCAGGAGTTTATACAGAA TTTCTGAGTCTTGGACTAGCACTGCCTCTGACCTCTGACTCCTACTCAATCCCTATCCTCAGTTTCATTTGGAATCCACTGGCCGTGTGGAGCTCCACATGA